From a single Miscanthus floridulus cultivar M001 chromosome 8, ASM1932011v1, whole genome shotgun sequence genomic region:
- the LOC136475293 gene encoding protein POLARALIZATION DURING ASYMMETRIC DIVISION AND REDISTRIBUTION-like, with protein MSADGTTTAPAPPRMSASSPPTVGTLLTRASAARDRGCSSPRSLLSRILHRGRGGAGFGCRIRLLPRYCASGAAAKEDAIAPAGTAEAAKEEEGEPPEVMGPFAVVASQPAPREPGSPRTSLGKDALPASLGLGASLVLLLSKSAAELTRMAELRAQMERLLLDARADVRSCNGRPSASGDRTDCASVVKGPVTCAGSDGSGAGTAAPASRGVSEADGRRDMDRMEAELEAELSRLQLQRASDDEDSRDDQLEVLAGPKSSASSRSHSTICSDSDNDDGETDNGGGGDERQDRYDEEEEEEEEEEDNERDADEGNEIKSPPHGGVSARELERRLHQLLQSRHEARIAELESALERARRKLRETEREACRWRDTAKLATRFADESRLR; from the exons ATGTCAGCGGATGGAACCACCACGGCGCCGGCGCCACCGCGCATGTCGGCCTCGTCGCCTCCCACCGTCGGGACGCTCCTCACCAGGGCCTCCGCGGCCCGCGACCGCGGGTGCTCCTCGCCGCGGTCGCTGCTGTCGCGCATCCTCCACAGGGGCCGCGGCGGCGCCGGGTTTGGATGCCGCATCCGCCTCCTCCCGCGCTACTGCGCCAGCGGCGCGGCGGCCAAGGAGGACGCCATCGCCCCCGCTGGAACCGCCGAAGCCgcgaaggaggaggagggagagccGCCAGAAGTGATGGGGCCTTTTGCGGTGGTGGCATCCCAGCCGGCGCCTCGCGAGCCCGGGTCCCCTCGGACTTCTCTTG GGAAGGACGCGCTGCCGGCGAGCCTGGGCCTGGGCGCCAGCCTGGTGCTGCTGCTGTCCAAGAGCGCGGCGGAGCTGACCAGGATGGCGGAGCTGCGCGCCCAGATGGAGCGCCTGCTCCTCGACGCCAGGGCGGACGTGCGGAGCTGCAACGGCCGACCCAGCGCCTCCGGCGATCGCACAGACTGCGCCAGCGTCGTCAAGGGCCCCGTCACCTGCGCTGGCAGCGATGGTTCGGGCGCGGGCACGGCCGCCCCGGCGAGCCGTGGGGTGAGCGAAGCTGACGGGCGCCGGGATATGGACCGGATGGAAGCCGAGCTTGAGGCGGAGCTGTCGCGCTTGCAGTTGCAGCGAGCCTCGGACGACGAGGACAGTCGTGATGATCAGCTCGAG GTGCTGGCGGGGCCGAAGAGCAGCGCCTCCTCGAGGAGCCACTCGACGATCTGCTCCGACTCCGACAACGACGACGGAGAAACagacaacggcggaggcggcgacgAGAGACAGGACCGCTACgacgaagaggaggaggaggaggaggaggaggaggacaacgaGCGCGACGCTGATGAGGGGAACGAGATCAAGAGCCCGCCCCACGGCGGCGTGTCGGCCCGCGAGCTGGAGCGGAGGCTGCACCAGCTGCTGCAGTCGCGGCACGAGGCGAGGATCGCGGAGCTGGAGTCGGCGCTGGAGCGCGCGCGGCGGAAGCTGCGGGAGACGGAGCGCGAGGCGTGTCGGTGGCGCGACACCGCCAAGCTCGCCACCCGCTTCGCCGACGAGTCGAGGCTCAGGTAG